In Aequorivita sp. H23M31, a single window of DNA contains:
- a CDS encoding erythromycin esterase family protein — MKLFLLFLMTFTMKLGIAQNFNKKAIPLENRSSLDKLIDASKNKKLIMLGEASHGTHEYYAWRDKISQRLIKDHNFSFIAVEGDFASLYKLNRYVKNLQGAENSAREVLMHLERFPTWMWANEEVVALAEWLRKYNDNLPQKDKIGFYGMDVYDEWHSKEMVLELLKNTDETSFNFVKENYNCFHPFKGDSWQYARAVKAGKEDCATATKNVVDYIRNNRQKLSSLSDDDYFYLLQNAIVFHNAEAFYRESVAAKDSASWNSRVFHMHDTVEDLLRIYGENSRGIVWAHNTHIGDASYTNMRNYGEKNIGQLMRETLGEENVFLIGFTTYEGKVMAARSWGGRMEEMKIPKAIPKSVEAQLNQIGYESLYVIFDKEDRKKKNLKVTGNRAVGVVYNPEMDRRQFVPTLVPMRYDALVFFRNTTALHVLNK, encoded by the coding sequence ATGAAATTATTTTTACTTTTTTTAATGACTTTTACAATGAAACTCGGTATTGCCCAGAATTTTAATAAGAAGGCTATTCCGCTTGAAAATAGATCAAGCTTAGATAAGCTTATAGATGCTTCCAAAAACAAAAAGCTGATCATGCTGGGTGAAGCCAGCCATGGTACTCATGAATACTACGCTTGGCGCGATAAAATAAGCCAACGACTAATTAAAGATCACAACTTTAGTTTTATTGCAGTGGAAGGGGATTTTGCGAGTCTTTATAAGCTCAATAGATATGTAAAAAATTTGCAAGGTGCAGAGAACTCCGCACGAGAGGTTTTGATGCACTTGGAACGTTTCCCAACGTGGATGTGGGCCAACGAAGAAGTTGTTGCACTTGCAGAATGGCTAAGAAAGTATAACGACAATTTACCGCAAAAAGATAAGATCGGTTTTTACGGAATGGATGTTTATGACGAATGGCATTCCAAAGAAATGGTTTTGGAACTTCTTAAAAACACGGATGAAACCAGCTTTAATTTTGTAAAGGAAAATTACAATTGTTTCCATCCTTTTAAAGGAGATAGTTGGCAATATGCAAGGGCAGTAAAGGCAGGAAAAGAGGATTGTGCCACGGCGACAAAAAATGTCGTGGATTATATTCGAAACAATCGTCAGAAATTAAGCTCATTATCTGATGACGATTATTTCTATTTACTTCAAAACGCGATTGTATTTCATAATGCGGAAGCTTTTTATAGGGAAAGTGTCGCTGCAAAGGATTCGGCATCATGGAACTCGAGGGTATTCCACATGCACGATACCGTAGAAGATCTGCTCAGAATTTATGGGGAAAACTCCAGGGGTATTGTATGGGCGCACAACACACATATTGGAGATGCATCCTATACCAATATGCGGAATTACGGAGAAAAAAATATTGGTCAGCTCATGCGGGAAACTCTGGGAGAAGAAAATGTATTTTTAATAGGCTTTACTACTTATGAAGGAAAAGTAATGGCAGCACGTAGTTGGGGCGGGAGAATGGAGGAAATGAAAATTCCCAAAGCAATTCCGAAAAGCGTCGAGGCGCAGTTAAACCAAATTGGATATGAATCGTTATATGTTATTTTTGATAAGGAAGATCGTAAAAAGAAAAACCTCAAGGTAACTGGGAATAGGGCAGTGGGAGTTGTCTATAATCCCGAAATGGATCGACGACAATTTGTACCAACCCTAGTGCCTATGCGATATGATGCGCTTGTTTTCTTCAGGAATACCACCGCTTTACATGTTTTGAATAAATAA